A segment of the Candidatus Andeanibacterium colombiense genome:
GCGCCCTTCAGCGGCGGCACGCCGCCGGCGGGGCTGAAATTCGCGCCGTGGCAGGCCGCGCAATGCTGGGTGTAGACCGCGCGGCCCTGCGCCGCCTGCGCGGCGGAGAACATGCCGTCGATGGTTTTCAGCGCGGTGCCGCCGCCGGGTGCCGGATCGACCGAGGCCGCCTCTGGCGCGGGATTGACCGGGGGGCGCGGCGGGCCGGCCTGGCCGATCCCGGCGTCGGGCAGCGCGAACACGAACAACGTCCCCTGCGTGCCGTGGATCAGCTCGGGGGTGAAATTGTCACCGAGCCAGAAGCCGGTCGAGACCGCGACATATTGATGCCCGCCAGCCGCAAAGGTGACCGGATAGCCGGTCACCGCCGAACCGAGGTTCATTTCCCACAGCACCTTGCCGTCCGCCTGGTCGAGCGCGCGAAAGCGGCCGGCGGCGTCGCCGGCGAACAGCAGCCCGCCGCCGGTGGTCAGCAGCGACTGCATCCCGGCGCGGATCGAGTATTTCCACGCGGTCTTGCCGGTCACCGCATTGACTGCGGTGATCGTGCCGAGCTTGTCGTCGGCATCGGGCGACAGGCCGATCCTGGCGGCGACCGAATAGCCGGGATTGTCCCAGTCGGGCTTCACCGCGGTGACCGTCTCGCACAGATTCTGCGCCGGGAAATACATCGTCCGGGTCAGCTGGCTATAGGCGGGGGCCTGGTAATTCGCGCCGCCGGTCGAGGACGGACAGACGAAGCGGGTCTGGCCGATCTGGTCGAAGATCGTCTCGGGATTGCCGGTGACCTTGCCGGTCCTGCCGTCGATCGACTGGACCACGTTCTGCATCACGGTGGGCCGCGCCCACAGGAATTGGCCGGTGCGGCGATCGAGCGTGTAGACGATCCCGGTCTTGCCCGGGATTCCGGTGACGACCTTGTAGGTCCTGGTGCGGTCGATCTTCGGGTTGATCCAGGTGACTTCGGACGGATCGGGCGCGACCTGCTGGTCGAGCAGGATGCGCGGGAAGGTATGGTCGAGGTCCCAGTGGTCGACGAGATGCTGGTAATGCCAGACGATCCTGCCGGTCTTCACATCGAGCGCGAGCGTGGAATTGTGATAGAGATAGGTCTTGTCGTTCCCGGCGAGCAGGAACTTCGGCGCCGGAGTGCTGACCGAAGTGCCCATGTAGAGCAGCTTCAACTCTGGATCGTAGCTCGCGTTCATCCACGCACCGACCTGCATCCGCTTTTCGAGCGGCAGCCCGCCCCAGCTCTTGTCGTTCGGATCGCTGCCGCGCGCGATCGTGCTGGTGCGCCAGACTTCCTTGCCGGTCTTCGCATCATGCGCGGTGATCACGCAGGCGTCGGGGCCGCCCTCCGGCTCGCAGGAGCGGCCGGTGATCGCGAGCCCGTCGGCGATGATCGGGCCGGAGCTCTGCTTCGCGCCCTTGTGGTAATCGAGGATCGTGGTGTCCCACGCGAGCTTCCCGGTCTGCGCGTCGAGCGCATAGATATGGTCGTCCGATCCGCGCGCGATGATCAGGTTGCCGTAGATCGCGAGGTTGCGGTTGGTGTCGGGGAACGAGAGATAGTCCCGCATGTCCTTGGGCAATTCGCGCTTGTGGACCCAGATCACATCGCCCGAAACCGCGTCGAGCGCGGTCACGCTGTCGCTCGGCCCGGGGAAATACATCACCCCGTCATGGACCAGCGGCGTGCCTTCCTGGTGTCCGGCGTCGAGCGGGCGCACCCACACCAGCCGCAGCTGGCCGACATTGGCGCGGGTGATCTGGTCGAGCGGCGAATAGCCCCAGCTGTCCAGCGTGCGGCGCCAGCTCAGCCAGTCCTTCGGATCGGGATTCTGCAGCATCGCATCGGTGACCGGCGTGGTCGGCGGCGCAACCTGGGCGCTCGCCTGCGCGAAGGCGGCGAAGCCCATGATAGCCGATGCGATGAACCGCTTGAAACCCATGCCTACTCTCCCATCGGCGTTCGGCGCCGTTGGTTGCTTCCTAGCGCGGGTGGCAAGGGTTGTTCCAGCCCCCTCTCCAAGCTGCGCTAACTCCTGTCCGAGTAAGCTGCGCTATCCTCTCCCCCGGCCGGCGGACAGGATACGGAGGCTTGCCCGAAGGGCTTAGCCGCAGTTGGAGCGGGGGCTGCACCGCCCGAAGTTGACACCGTTGACGGGGTTCTGCCCAGAACATCGTCCACCAGTCCGCAGGCGCGGCGGAACCATTCGTCCCACAGCGCCGTCGCTTCCAGCGTGGCATCGTGCGCCGCCTCGTCGCAGGCTTCCTCGACTTCGATCCGCCGGTCCTCGTCGCGCTCCCATTCCTCGTCGGGGGTGAGGGGCTCGGCGTCTTCGTCCTCCTCGGCGTCGGGCCAGTTCCACCGGACGACGGCCTTCGCGTGGCGCGCGGCATCGGCGACGAAGCCTGTGCGGTCGGGCGGCAGTTCGCCATAGGTCTCCCCGAATTCCTCGGGCGCTTCTTCCTCGAGGATCAGCGCCAGGATTTCGTCGAACCGTCCCGCGTCGTGCCGGGCCTGCTGCTGGTCCGCCACCTTGTCGAGCCGCGCCAGGTGGGCGAGCAGCAGGCGGCTGTCGTGGCGGACGCGGGTGCCGACGAATTCGCCGCGAAACCAGATGTCCTCCTCGATTCCGTCGATCGCGCGGCAGCGCAGCACCTCTGCATTGCTCTCGCGCGAGAGGGCCAGCGCGGCGTTCCACCCGCGTCCGAACAGCGGATCGCGCCGGCGCAAGCGATAGGCTGCCTCGTGCGACATGCCCGCCGCCGCGCAGGCACGGCGCACGTCGCCCTTGGCCGCGAGGTGGTCGAGAAACCTGATCTTGCGCTCGGGGTTCCAGCCGTCGTGCCGGATGACGGGGGTGTCGGTAGCGAATTGCGAGAGATCCATGATCCGCTTCTCCTGTGAGAACAAACAGCGAATCAGGACTAGTATGCAGGTCGGGGCGTGTAGGAAAATGGAATTTTGCGGCCGCCTCGCCTCGCCCCGTGCCGCCGCTCCCTCCCGGCGTCATCCTGAACTTGTTTCAGGACCCATTCTTCGGTTTGCCCGGCTCGGGAAAGGACGATCGACGCCAGCCGCGCCGTGGCGCGATGGACCGCCCCCTCTGCGGCTGCCGCGCGATGGATCCTGAAACAAGTTCAGGATGACGGGCCTTGGTGACGGGAGCGGACTGGGCAGCGGTGGAACCTAGACCCTGCCCACGCTCACATAGGTGAACCCCTCGGCGCGCAGCTCCGCCGGATCGTAGACGTTGCGCAGATCGACCAATACCGGGGCGTTGGCGATTTCCTTGACCCGCTTGAGGTCGAGCGCGCGGAATGCGTCCCATTCGGTCACGATCACCACCGCATCGGCGCCTTCGATCGCCTCGTAGGGATTATCGACCATCGCGACATCGGGCATCAGCGGCTTCGCCAGCTCCATTCCCTCGGGATCGTAGGCTACCACTTTCGCGCCGGCATCGGCCAGCGTCAGCGCGATCGCGATCGATGGGCTGTCGCGCATGTCGTCGGTGTTCGGCTTGAAGGTCAGGCCGAGCATCGCGACCTTCTTGCCGCGCGCATCGCCGCCGAGCGCCTCGACCACCTTGCGGCCCATCGCGCGCTTGCGGCTGTCGTTGACCTTGACCACCGCCTCGACGATCCGGGTCGGGCTGTCGTAATCCTCGGCGGTCTTGAGCAGCGCGAGCGTGTCCTTGGGGAAGCAGCTGCCGCCATAGCCGGGTCCGGCATGGAGGAACTTCGAACCGATCCGGCCATCGAGGCCGATCCCGCGGCTGACGTCCTGCACGTCGGCGCCGACCTTCTCGCACAGATCGGCCATCTCGTTGATGAAGGTGATCTTGGTCGCGAGGAAGGCGTTGGCGGCGTATTTGATCAGTTCGGCCGAACGGCGGCTGGTGAACAGGATCGGCGCCTTGTTGAGGAACAGCGGGCGATAGACTTCGCTCATCACCTGGCGGCCGAATTCCGATTCGGCCCCGATCACGATCCGGTCGGGACGCTTGAAATCGGGGATCGCCGCGCCTTCGCGCAGGAATTCGGGGTTGGACACCACCGCGAATTCGACGCCCGGCCCGGCTTCGCCGATGATCCGTTCGACCTCGTCGCCGGTGCCGACCGGGACGGTCGACTTGGTCACGATCGTCGCCGGCGAGGTGAGGTTTGCACCCACTTCGCGCGCGACTTCATAGACGAAGGTCAGGTCCGCATGGCCGTCGCCGCGGCGCGACGGGGTCCCGACCGCGATGAAGATCGCCGAGGCCCCGTCGATCCCTTCGGCCAGGCTGGTGGTGAAGGACAGCCGCCCTGCCTTGACGTTGGCGGCGACCAGTTCGCCGAGACCCGGCTCATAGATCGGCATCACCCCGTCGAGCAGCAACGCGATCTTCGCGGGATCCTTGTCGATGCAGACCACGTCGTGGCCGAAATCCGCGAGACATGCCCCCGATACCAGTCCGACGTAACCCGAACCAACCATAGCGATCTTCATTCTTCGATAGCCCTTTCGCGCACTCTGATGCCGCCCTTCTTATCCCTGACCTTGGTCTCGATCAGCCGCCGATCCGTGCCTTCGAGCACCAGCGCGGTCAAGCGCCCGCTGTCGAAGGCGCCGGTATCGATTCCGATGCGGTTCGGACGGATCACCGCGCGGTCGTAGATGGTATGCCCGTGAACGATGACATGTGAATGTGCGCCAGGATAGGAAAGGAACGGTTCGCGAATCCAGCGCAAATCCTGGCCCTGCTGTTGCTTGAGCGCCACTTCCGGCACGATGCCCGCGTGAACGAAGGCATAGCCGCCGATGATGATCATCTCCTCGAAGCCGCGGATGAACTCGAGGTCTTCGTCCGGCACGGCCCGGGACATCAGATCCTGCAGCGCGGCCATTTCGGTCTTGGTCCGGGCGCGCGGCTGGATGCCGTAGCTGAGCAATGTCTCGGCCCCGCCGAAGCGCAGGAAGTGGCGCAGCACATCCTTGCGGCGGAAACTCTCGAGGAACATCTCCTCGTGGTTGCCCGACAGGATGCGGACTTCGCGCTGCTGCTGCCAGCGGCGCGCGCGGGCGACCACCGCGGCGCTGTCGGGCCCGCGATCGACCAGGTCGCCCAACAGGATCACCGTGCTGCTGGGCCCACTCGCGGCATCGGCTTCGATCGCCTCGATCATCGCTTCGAACAGATCGTCGCGCCCGTGGATATCGCCGATCGCATAGATCCGCCGCCCGGCGGGCACCCCGGGCGCCTTGCCCCCTCGGGACAGGTTGAACAGCTGGCGAATGGTCTGGATCATGGGCTCGGGGCGATTGTAAGGCTCCTGGAACGCGCGACAAGCTCTGTTGGCGTCCGACGGACGCTTAGGCGAGGCCCACGGAACAGGTGGTGCGGAAAATCCACAGTACGGGGAATTGTAAGTGACATTTACGCAATCCCTCTTGTGCGCTGCAACAAGCTTGGGCAAGTTCTTTAGGTCAACGGCAAGGACTGCGCACGATATGACGCAGCCGCCGTTAACGCAGGTGGGACGAAGCATCCTAAATATAAGGAAGATTGCCATGCTTACGTCCGTCCGCAGCCTCATGGCTGCTACCATTCTTGCCGGTACCGTTCTCGCTGCCGCTCCCGCCTTCGCGGAAGACGAAGCGACTCCCGACCTGAAGGTCACCGGTAACGTCACTCTCGCCACCCAGTACCGTTTCCGCGGCGTCGGCCTGTCGGACGGCGATATCGCCATCCAGGGCGGCCTGACCCTCAACACCAAGCCGGGCTTCTATGTCGGCACCTGGGCTTCCTCGCTCGAAGACACCCCGCAGTACGGCGAAGTCGAACTCGACATCTTCGGCGGCTGGGCCGGCCAGCTCACCGACAGCATCGGGATCGATGTCGGCGCTCTCTACTATGCTTACCCCTCGGCGAACCACAAGGCCGACTGCATCGGCCCTTGCCCGGCCGACGTGATCGAATTCTACGGCAAGGTGAAGCCGACCATCGGCCCGGTCGGCCTGACCCTCGGCGTCGCCTACATGCCAAAGCAGGATTCGCTCGGCAGCGACGACAACCTCTATCTCTCGGCCGACGCCGCACTGGCGATCCCGAGCACCCCGATCAGCCTGAGCGGCCACGTCGGTTACACCGATGGCGGTCTCGCATACTACCTGACCACCAACAGCAAGGCGTTCGACTGGTCGGTCGGCGCTTCGGCGACCGTGCTCGGCGGCCTGACCCTGGGCGTGAGCTACATCGGCGTGGAGCATGACGGCCCGGCCGTCGACGGCGTTACCGACGATGCCATCGTCGGCACGCTCGGCTTCTCGTTCTAAGCCAAACGGTCCTTACCGGACAAGCGAGGGCTCGCACCGCAAGGTGCGGGCCCTTTGCTTTGTGGCGCTTCCGTGCTTGAAGGCGCGAAACTGCAACACAGGTGAACCCGTGATCAAATATCTCCACACCATGATCCGCACCAGCGACCCCGAAGCGACGCTGGCGTTCTTCAAGCTCCTCGGGCTCGAGGAAGTGAAGCGGATCGATAACGAGAAGGGCCGCTTCACGCTGTTCTTCCTCGCCGCGCCGGGCCAGGCGGACATTGCCGAGGTCGAGCTGACCTACAACTGGCCGGCCGATGGCGAAGCGGGCGAACAATACACCGGCGGCCGCAATTTCGGTCATCTCGCCTATCAGGTCGAGGATATCTACGCGACCTGCCAGAAGCTGATGGACAATGGCATCACCATCAATCGCCCCCCGCGCGACGGGCACATGGCCTTCGTCAGGACGCCGGACGGAATCTCGATCGAACTGCTGCAGAAGGGCCATCTCGAACCGCAGGAGCCGTGGGCCAGCATGGAGAATGTCGGCAGCTGGTAAGCGGCCGCTCGGGGGCGTAACCCCGGACTTGCCCGTGTCTCCCGCCTCAGGCGTTAGCCCGGCCTCGCCAACGGCGATAAAGTGCACCGCACCTATCGGGTCAGCGTGGCTTTTCCCTGGATGATCGATCCTCGCCGGGGCCGCGCGCCAGCATCTCCGCCGGCCTCGCATCCTGAAAATGTACGTCGAGCTGCGGGTAGGGCAGGCGGATGCCGTTTTCCTGGAACAGCTTCCACGCGCGCTTGTAAACGTCGGAGCGGACGTTGCTGATCCCTTCCTCGGGGTCCTGCACCCAGAAGCGGATTTCGAAATTGATCGCGCTTTCCCCGAACTCGACAATCAGCGCGGTCGGCTGCGGCAGGTCCAGCACGCGCGGCGAGGCGTCGCAGGCATCGAGCAGCAGCTTCTCGACCAGCTCGATATCGCTGCCATAGGCGACCCGGATCGGCGCCTTGATCCGCACGTCGCGCGAGGAATAGCTCCAGTTCTCGACCTGGTTGATCATCAGATTCTCGTTCGGAATCAGATATTCCTTCATGTCGCGCGTCGTCACCGAGATCGCGCGCAAACCAATCCTGCGAATCTGGCCGAAGCTTTCGCGCCCCGACAGATCGCTCACCGCGATCACGTCGCCCGGCTTGATCGAGCGATCCATCAGCAGGATGATCCCGGCGAGCAGATTGCCGAAGGTTTTCTGCAACCCGAAGCCGATCGCAAGGCCGAAGGCGCCGGAAAACACCGCCAGCGCGGTCAGATCGATCCCGAGCACGTCGATTCCGATCAGGATCGCCAGCGCCCAGACGAAGATCGAGACGAGCTTCTCGGCCAGCAATTGCTGCGCCGGATCGAGGCTGGTCAGCCGCGCCATCACCCGGTGCGCGAGCTTGCCGCCTAGCCGGCCGAACAGGATCACCGCGAAGATGACCGCGAAGAACACCGCGGCGCTCCATAGCGACAGATGGATCGAACCGACCTGTAGGCCGTAGCTGTCGAGCCATTCGATCCAGCCGCCGACGTGGCTGTTGCCCTGGGCGACCGCGTGCTTGATCCCGTCCGCGCCGACGACCGGAGTGTCGGCCATCAGCCTTGTGCCATCGCCGCGAAGCCGCGTTCGAGGTCGGCGATCAGGTCGCCGGCATCCTCGAGCCCGATCGACAGGCGCACACCGAGCCGGTCGGCCGGATCCCACGCGGCCGGCGGCCACGGCGTCGCGCTGCGGGTCCCGCCCGGATCGACCGGGATCACGAGGCTTTCGTATCCGCCCCAGCTGAAGCCGATCCCGAACAGGGTCAGCGCATCGATCAGCCTCTGGCGGGCGGCCGGATCGCG
Coding sequences within it:
- a CDS encoding TorF family putative porin, coding for MLTSVRSLMAATILAGTVLAAAPAFAEDEATPDLKVTGNVTLATQYRFRGVGLSDGDIAIQGGLTLNTKPGFYVGTWASSLEDTPQYGEVELDIFGGWAGQLTDSIGIDVGALYYAYPSANHKADCIGPCPADVIEFYGKVKPTIGPVGLTLGVAYMPKQDSLGSDDNLYLSADAALAIPSTPISLSGHVGYTDGGLAYYLTTNSKAFDWSVGASATVLGGLTLGVSYIGVEHDGPAVDGVTDDAIVGTLGFSF
- a CDS encoding PQQ-binding-like beta-propeller repeat protein, with translation MGFKRFIASAIMGFAAFAQASAQVAPPTTPVTDAMLQNPDPKDWLSWRRTLDSWGYSPLDQITRANVGQLRLVWVRPLDAGHQEGTPLVHDGVMYFPGPSDSVTALDAVSGDVIWVHKRELPKDMRDYLSFPDTNRNLAIYGNLIIARGSDDHIYALDAQTGKLAWDTTILDYHKGAKQSSGPIIADGLAITGRSCEPEGGPDACVITAHDAKTGKEVWRTSTIARGSDPNDKSWGGLPLEKRMQVGAWMNASYDPELKLLYMGTSVSTPAPKFLLAGNDKTYLYHNSTLALDVKTGRIVWHYQHLVDHWDLDHTFPRILLDQQVAPDPSEVTWINPKIDRTRTYKVVTGIPGKTGIVYTLDRRTGQFLWARPTVMQNVVQSIDGRTGKVTGNPETIFDQIGQTRFVCPSSTGGANYQAPAYSQLTRTMYFPAQNLCETVTAVKPDWDNPGYSVAARIGLSPDADDKLGTITAVNAVTGKTAWKYSIRAGMQSLLTTGGGLLFAGDAAGRFRALDQADGKVLWEMNLGSAVTGYPVTFAAGGHQYVAVSTGFWLGDNFTPELIHGTQGTLFVFALPDAGIGQAGPPRPPVNPAPEAASVDPAPGGGTALKTIDGMFSAAQAAQGRAVYTQHCAACHGANFSPAGGVPPLKGAAFLANWKGRGLADLYAKVKTMPPGAANSLGDEDYLAAMTYLLEANGLKPGDPLDVARLKEFGFAK
- a CDS encoding mechanosensitive ion channel, which codes for MADTPVVGADGIKHAVAQGNSHVGGWIEWLDSYGLQVGSIHLSLWSAAVFFAVIFAVILFGRLGGKLAHRVMARLTSLDPAQQLLAEKLVSIFVWALAILIGIDVLGIDLTALAVFSGAFGLAIGFGLQKTFGNLLAGIILLMDRSIKPGDVIAVSDLSGRESFGQIRRIGLRAISVTTRDMKEYLIPNENLMINQVENWSYSSRDVRIKAPIRVAYGSDIELVEKLLLDACDASPRVLDLPQPTALIVEFGESAINFEIRFWVQDPEEGISNVRSDVYKRAWKLFQENGIRLPYPQLDVHFQDARPAEMLARGPGEDRSSREKPR
- a CDS encoding metallophosphoesterase codes for the protein MIQTIRQLFNLSRGGKAPGVPAGRRIYAIGDIHGRDDLFEAMIEAIEADAASGPSSTVILLGDLVDRGPDSAAVVARARRWQQQREVRILSGNHEEMFLESFRRKDVLRHFLRFGGAETLLSYGIQPRARTKTEMAALQDLMSRAVPDEDLEFIRGFEEMIIIGGYAFVHAGIVPEVALKQQQGQDLRWIREPFLSYPGAHSHVIVHGHTIYDRAVIRPNRIGIDTGAFDSGRLTALVLEGTDRRLIETKVRDKKGGIRVRERAIEE
- a CDS encoding VOC family protein, whose product is MIKYLHTMIRTSDPEATLAFFKLLGLEEVKRIDNEKGRFTLFFLAAPGQADIAEVELTYNWPADGEAGEQYTGGRNFGHLAYQVEDIYATCQKLMDNGITINRPPRDGHMAFVRTPDGISIELLQKGHLEPQEPWASMENVGSW
- a CDS encoding UDP-glucose/GDP-mannose dehydrogenase family protein codes for the protein MKIAMVGSGYVGLVSGACLADFGHDVVCIDKDPAKIALLLDGVMPIYEPGLGELVAANVKAGRLSFTTSLAEGIDGASAIFIAVGTPSRRGDGHADLTFVYEVAREVGANLTSPATIVTKSTVPVGTGDEVERIIGEAGPGVEFAVVSNPEFLREGAAIPDFKRPDRIVIGAESEFGRQVMSEVYRPLFLNKAPILFTSRRSAELIKYAANAFLATKITFINEMADLCEKVGADVQDVSRGIGLDGRIGSKFLHAGPGYGGSCFPKDTLALLKTAEDYDSPTRIVEAVVKVNDSRKRAMGRKVVEALGGDARGKKVAMLGLTFKPNTDDMRDSPSIAIALTLADAGAKVVAYDPEGMELAKPLMPDVAMVDNPYEAIEGADAVVIVTEWDAFRALDLKRVKEIANAPVLVDLRNVYDPAELRAEGFTYVSVGRV